Proteins from one Bacteroides zhangwenhongii genomic window:
- a CDS encoding fimbrillin family protein — MNLIKIQRYYLGLMAVISLGAVSCTNETEFANSLDKGDIAFSAQVGKTMSRATESAWDGDELIGVKAGETVKTYKVTTNGKMSTEDTPYTWDGTSYDLLAWTPLTAEQINLTDQTTEEKLFDCDLLASNAKVEAKNVHFVFRHKMTRMWWELQKFEGYKDEEVSNAKVSFIGYGSVTYTNGEITTVGDADQLISTHNTKGEYYRNGEAMMVPCEMWEKPLIKVEIGEDTYIYTPSKSNPNDVNKKTGDLLPNTWQRYYLSVSKKGLTVEMESGEINWDNEKIDDNQITDAKFKAIISDEVSNLTNCQLAGLENSFIDNATNGFSITYKETNASGGIDYEGLCDRVRTVNTPNGTVTFTFCNIRSDIKLTYTKEYMEVGYYFYSNGTYGTDYKDGSTLGIIYKIGKHETDNVTNYEGTDIETIHGYVVALTDETSDEKSSFKWKEGNANLYGADFPEHGIRDGKTTQYLGYLNTKYLIAKAAVAEDTTVPAASTSTSKNSNSLIPGTSGWYLPSHTQLRDLATLAGKTFTNYSALNGTYWDSTFDSDPNAYIVVFNENGAISSTDFYRAVDSEQKVRLILTF, encoded by the coding sequence ATGAATTTAATAAAAATACAAAGATACTATTTAGGGCTTATGGCAGTCATAAGTCTTGGAGCGGTTTCATGTACGAACGAAACGGAATTTGCCAATTCGCTGGATAAAGGCGACATTGCTTTCTCAGCTCAAGTAGGAAAAACGATGAGCAGAGCCACAGAAAGCGCATGGGATGGTGACGAACTGATAGGTGTGAAAGCGGGAGAAACAGTAAAAACTTACAAAGTGACAACCAATGGAAAAATGTCGACTGAAGATACACCTTATACATGGGATGGCACAAGCTATGATCTGCTGGCATGGACTCCCCTCACAGCAGAACAGATAAACCTAACAGACCAAACTACCGAAGAAAAACTCTTCGACTGTGACTTATTGGCAAGTAATGCGAAAGTGGAAGCAAAGAATGTACATTTTGTATTCAGACACAAAATGACCCGTATGTGGTGGGAACTACAGAAATTTGAAGGATATAAAGATGAAGAAGTGAGCAACGCAAAAGTTTCGTTTATCGGTTATGGAAGTGTAACGTATACTAATGGAGAAATCACAACGGTAGGCGACGCTGACCAATTGATTTCTACTCATAACACAAAAGGAGAATATTATAGAAACGGTGAAGCTATGATGGTTCCTTGTGAAATGTGGGAGAAACCATTGATAAAAGTAGAAATAGGAGAAGATACCTATATCTATACTCCAAGTAAGTCCAACCCCAATGACGTCAATAAGAAAACCGGAGATTTGCTTCCCAATACATGGCAAAGATATTACTTGTCTGTCAGTAAAAAAGGACTGACTGTAGAAATGGAATCCGGAGAAATTAATTGGGATAATGAAAAGATCGATGACAATCAGATTACGGATGCTAAATTTAAGGCTATTATATCTGATGAAGTATCAAATTTGACCAATTGCCAGCTTGCAGGTTTGGAAAATAGCTTCATTGACAACGCGACCAACGGCTTTTCCATAACTTATAAAGAAACAAATGCAAGCGGAGGCATCGATTACGAAGGTCTATGTGACAGAGTACGTACAGTTAATACTCCAAACGGGACTGTCACTTTCACATTCTGCAATATCCGTTCTGATATCAAATTAACATATACTAAAGAATATATGGAAGTAGGCTATTATTTCTATAGTAACGGTACTTACGGGACAGATTACAAAGACGGTTCCACCTTAGGTATTATCTATAAGATAGGAAAACATGAGACGGATAACGTAACAAATTACGAAGGTACGGATATAGAAACCATTCATGGATATGTAGTAGCGCTAACTGATGAAACCAGCGATGAAAAGAGTAGTTTCAAATGGAAAGAAGGTAATGCAAACTTGTATGGGGCAGATTTTCCGGAACACGGCATAAGAGACGGAAAAACCACACAATATCTAGGATACCTTAACACTAAATATCTTATAGCAAAAGCAGCTGTAGCAGAGGATACAACAGTGCCGGCAGCCTCAACTTCTACCAGCAAAAACAGTAATTCACTTATACCCGGCACATCTGGTTGGTATTTACCCTCTCATACCCAATTAAGAGATCTAGCAACTCTTGCGGGTAAAACATTCACTAATTACAGCGCATTGAATGGCACATATTGGGACAGTACATTCGACAGTGACCCTAATGCTTATATAGTAGTTTTCAATGAAAATGGCGCAATAAGCAGTACTGATTTCTACAGGGCTGTAGATTCAGAACAAAAGGTTCGTCTTATTCTTACTTTCTAA
- a CDS encoding glycoside hydrolase family 3 N-terminal domain-containing protein — MKINKLLFTTTLTALALTACSPKGANSDSEIENKVEALLDKMTLEEKLGQMNQLSPWDPNELANKVRNGEIGSILNYMNPEEVNKIQKIAMEESRLGIPLLVSRDVIHGYKTIFPIPLGQAATFNPQIVENGARVAAIEASADGIRWTFAPMIDISRDPRWGRIAESCGEDPYLTSVMGVAMIKGFQGDSLNSPTSMAACAKHFVAYGASEGGKDYNSTFIPERVLRNVYLPPFKAAVDAGCATFMTSFNDNDGVPSTANKFVLKDILRDEWKYDGMVVTDWASAAEMINHGFCADGKEAAEKSVNAGVDMDMVSETFIKNLKQSLAENKVSIESIDDAVRNILRLKYRMGLFENPYIVTPQNVKYAEEHLKIAKEAVEQSVILLKNDTQTLPLTNKIRTVAVVGPMADAPYEQMGTWVFDGEKDHTQTPLKAIREMYGDQVNVIFEPALGYSRDKNLNGIAKAVNAARRADVVLAFVGEEAILSGEAHSLANLNLQGAQSQLIQALSTTGKPLVTIVMAGRQLTIADEVEASDAVLYAFHPGTMGGPAIADILFGKVNPSAKTPVTFPRMTGQVPIYYAHNSTGRPANPKEMLIDEIPVEAGQTSVGCRSFYLDAGASPLYPFGYGLSYTTFEYSNLKLTSDKLAINGEISVTVDLKNTGKYDGTEVVQLYIQDKVGSVTRPVKELKAFQRVELKAGESKNVSFSLPVSELAFWGYNMTYNVEPGDFKLWVGTNSAEGLSADFTVSAL, encoded by the coding sequence ATGAAGATAAACAAGTTATTATTTACCACAACACTGACAGCATTGGCATTAACAGCCTGCTCTCCGAAAGGAGCCAACTCAGATTCTGAGATAGAGAACAAAGTAGAAGCCTTACTGGATAAGATGACTTTAGAGGAAAAGCTAGGGCAGATGAATCAGTTGAGTCCGTGGGATCCTAACGAACTGGCAAACAAAGTTCGTAATGGAGAAATAGGTTCCATATTGAATTATATGAATCCCGAAGAAGTGAATAAAATACAGAAAATCGCAATGGAAGAGTCACGGTTAGGTATCCCCCTACTAGTGTCCCGCGATGTAATTCACGGTTACAAGACCATCTTCCCTATTCCATTGGGACAGGCAGCCACATTCAATCCTCAGATAGTAGAAAACGGAGCACGTGTAGCTGCCATAGAAGCTTCAGCTGATGGTATCCGTTGGACTTTTGCCCCCATGATAGATATATCACGTGACCCTCGTTGGGGACGCATAGCCGAAAGTTGCGGTGAAGATCCCTACTTGACTTCCGTAATGGGAGTAGCTATGATTAAAGGGTTTCAAGGAGATTCGCTGAACAGTCCGACTTCAATGGCGGCGTGTGCCAAGCACTTTGTAGCTTATGGTGCATCCGAAGGCGGTAAGGACTATAATTCTACATTTATTCCCGAAAGAGTACTGCGTAATGTATATCTACCTCCGTTCAAAGCTGCGGTAGACGCTGGTTGTGCCACTTTCATGACTTCGTTCAACGATAACGACGGTGTACCGTCTACGGCAAATAAATTTGTGTTGAAAGATATATTGCGCGATGAATGGAAATATGACGGTATGGTAGTAACCGATTGGGCTTCGGCTGCCGAAATGATCAATCACGGTTTCTGTGCAGATGGCAAGGAAGCTGCCGAGAAATCGGTAAATGCAGGCGTTGACATGGATATGGTGAGTGAAACGTTCATCAAAAACCTCAAGCAGTCTTTAGCAGAGAATAAGGTTTCCATAGAATCAATAGACGACGCCGTACGGAATATTCTCCGTCTGAAATACCGAATGGGCTTGTTTGAAAATCCGTATATTGTTACACCACAGAATGTGAAATATGCGGAAGAGCACTTGAAAATAGCAAAAGAAGCGGTAGAGCAATCCGTTATTCTCCTGAAGAATGACACACAAACATTACCGCTTACAAACAAAATCCGTACTGTAGCGGTAGTAGGTCCGATGGCTGACGCACCCTATGAACAGATGGGAACATGGGTGTTCGACGGTGAAAAAGACCATACTCAAACACCTCTCAAAGCTATCAGAGAAATGTATGGCGATCAGGTTAACGTAATTTTCGAACCTGCACTCGGTTATAGCCGTGACAAAAACCTAAACGGTATCGCCAAAGCCGTAAACGCGGCACGCCGCGCAGATGTAGTCCTTGCTTTTGTCGGTGAAGAAGCAATACTTTCGGGTGAGGCCCATTCTTTGGCAAACCTAAATCTTCAGGGAGCACAGAGCCAACTGATACAAGCACTGTCCACTACCGGCAAACCATTAGTAACCATAGTGATGGCAGGACGCCAACTTACAATCGCTGATGAAGTTGAAGCTTCGGATGCAGTTCTTTATGCGTTCCATCCGGGCACTATGGGAGGGCCTGCCATTGCCGACATCCTTTTCGGAAAGGTTAATCCAAGCGCAAAGACTCCGGTTACATTCCCCCGTATGACAGGTCAGGTACCTATATATTATGCTCACAACAGCACAGGTCGACCGGCCAACCCGAAAGAAATGCTCATTGATGAAATCCCTGTCGAAGCGGGGCAAACATCTGTTGGCTGCCGTTCCTTCTATCTCGATGCCGGGGCTTCTCCCTTGTATCCGTTCGGCTACGGATTGTCTTACACGACCTTTGAATATAGCAATCTGAAGTTAACTTCCGACAAACTTGCTATTAACGGCGAGATATCAGTCACGGTAGATCTAAAGAATACAGGAAAGTATGACGGCACGGAAGTTGTACAACTTTACATTCAGGACAAGGTAGGCTCTGTAACCCGTCCGGTAAAGGAACTGAAGGCTTTTCAACGTGTAGAACTCAAAGCCGGAGAATCAAAGAATGTTTCATTCTCTCTGCCTGTTTCAGAACTGGCTTTCTGGGGCTATAATATGACTTACAACGTAGAACCGGGAGATTTCAAATTATGGGTAGGAACAAACAGCGCTGAAGGTTTATCTGCCGACTTTACCGTATCGGCTTTATAA
- a CDS encoding glycoside hydrolase family 16 protein yields the protein MKPYKTILLSLLILPLPLLLGSCEKEEEIENTRWVLVWSDEFDTPTPDNRPDPSKWTYEKGASGYGNQELQNYTDRVENASYTTHKGLGCLKITALNDNYDGIAYSSARIKTEGLFEQRYGRFEARLKLPYGPGLWPAFWMLGANYATDVWPKCGEIDIMENKGYQPNIVSSALHFPGHSGGNPITQTFGYEDQRFDTDFHVFAVEWDESKIDFFADNVLYKRVKAADVTDGEWIFDHPFFIILNVAVGGTFGGNPTADTVFPQSMYVDYVRVYQKSTEVQPGTNTGDISSNGSIPGWDFNGPDSDKGLIEPELK from the coding sequence ATGAAACCATATAAAACAATATTGCTTAGCTTGCTGATACTTCCTTTGCCACTGTTACTTGGAAGTTGCGAGAAAGAAGAAGAGATAGAAAACACCCGATGGGTATTGGTGTGGTCGGACGAATTTGACACACCGACTCCCGACAACAGACCCGATCCTTCAAAGTGGACGTATGAAAAAGGCGCTTCAGGATATGGTAATCAGGAACTTCAGAACTATACCGACAGAGTAGAAAACGCTTCATACACGACTCACAAAGGTTTAGGATGTCTGAAAATAACAGCTTTGAACGACAATTATGACGGAATAGCTTACTCTTCTGCCAGAATAAAGACCGAAGGACTGTTCGAACAACGATACGGACGTTTCGAAGCACGTCTGAAACTTCCGTACGGTCCGGGACTTTGGCCTGCATTTTGGATGTTAGGAGCAAACTATGCCACCGATGTATGGCCAAAATGCGGTGAAATAGATATTATGGAAAATAAAGGATACCAACCTAATATCGTATCAAGTGCTCTACATTTTCCGGGACATTCGGGTGGAAATCCCATAACACAGACTTTTGGCTATGAGGACCAACGTTTTGACACAGACTTCCACGTATTTGCCGTAGAATGGGATGAATCCAAAATAGACTTCTTTGCGGATAATGTACTTTACAAAAGAGTGAAAGCCGCTGATGTAACAGATGGCGAATGGATATTCGATCATCCATTTTTCATTATTCTGAATGTAGCGGTAGGCGGTACATTCGGTGGTAATCCCACAGCAGACACTGTATTCCCCCAAAGCATGTATGTAGATTACGTCAGGGTTTATCAGAAATCAACAGAAGTACAACCCGGAACTAATACCGGAGATATCTCTTCAAACGGTTCAATTCCCGGATGGGATTTTAACGGACCGGATTCTGATAAAGGACTTATAGAACCAGAATTAAAATGA
- the rpsA gene encoding 30S ribosomal protein S1: protein MENLKNVAPIEDFNWDAYENGETVTNVSHDELEKAYDGTLNKVNDREVVDGTVIAMNKREVVVNIGYKSDGIIPLNEFRYNPDLKIGDTVEVYIENQEDKKGQLVLSHRKARATRSWDRVNAALENEEIIKGYIKCRTKGGMIVDVFGIEAFLPGSQIDVKPIRDYDVFVGKTMEFKVVKINQEFKNVVVSHKALIEAELEQQKKEIIGKLEKGQVLEGTVKNITSYGVFIDLGGVDGLIHITDLSWGRVSDPKEVVELDQKLNVVILDFDDEKKRIALGLKQLTPHPWDALDTDLKVGDKVKGKVVVMADYGAFIEIAPGVEGLIHVSEMSWSQHLRSAQDFMKVGDEVEAVVLTLDREERKMSLGIKQLKQDPWETIEEKYPVGSKHTAKVRNFTNFGVFVEIEEGVDGLIHISDLSWTKKVKHPSEFTQIGADIEVQVLEIDKENRRLSLGHKQLEENPWDVFETVFTVGSVHEGTIIEMLDKGAVVALPYGVEGFATPKHLVKEDGSQAQLDEKLEFKVIEFNKDAKRIILSHSRIFEDVAKAEERAEKKAASGAKKSSSSNKREDSPMIQNQAASTTLGDIDALAALKEQLEGKK from the coding sequence ATGGAAAACTTAAAGAACGTAGCTCCTATTGAAGATTTCAACTGGGATGCTTATGAAAATGGCGAAACAGTAACCAACGTTAGCCACGATGAACTGGAAAAAGCTTACGACGGTACGCTTAACAAAGTGAACGACCGTGAGGTTGTTGACGGAACCGTAATCGCAATGAACAAGCGTGAAGTAGTTGTGAACATCGGTTACAAATCAGACGGTATCATCCCATTGAATGAGTTCCGTTACAATCCGGATCTGAAGATCGGTGATACAGTAGAAGTATACATCGAAAATCAGGAAGACAAAAAAGGACAGCTCGTTCTGTCACACAGAAAAGCCCGCGCTACTCGTTCTTGGGATCGCGTTAACGCTGCTCTGGAAAATGAAGAAATTATCAAGGGTTACATCAAGTGCCGCACTAAGGGTGGTATGATCGTAGACGTATTCGGAATCGAAGCATTCTTGCCGGGTTCTCAGATCGACGTTAAACCGATCCGCGACTATGATGTATTCGTTGGCAAAACAATGGAATTCAAAGTGGTTAAAATCAACCAGGAATTCAAAAACGTTGTTGTATCTCACAAGGCTCTTATCGAAGCTGAACTGGAACAACAGAAGAAAGAAATTATCGGTAAACTTGAAAAAGGACAGGTTCTTGAAGGAACTGTTAAAAATATCACATCTTACGGTGTATTCATCGACCTCGGTGGCGTAGACGGTTTGATCCACATCACTGACCTTTCTTGGGGACGTGTTAGCGATCCGAAAGAAGTGGTTGAACTGGATCAGAAGCTCAACGTTGTTATCCTTGACTTCGATGACGAAAAGAAACGTATCGCTCTTGGCTTGAAACAACTGACTCCGCACCCATGGGATGCTCTTGACACTGACTTGAAGGTAGGTGACAAGGTGAAAGGTAAAGTGGTTGTTATGGCTGACTACGGTGCATTCATCGAAATCGCTCCGGGCGTAGAAGGTTTGATCCACGTTTCAGAAATGTCTTGGAGCCAACACCTGCGTTCTGCACAGGATTTCATGAAGGTAGGCGACGAAGTAGAAGCTGTTGTGCTGACACTTGACCGCGAAGAACGTAAGATGTCTTTGGGTATCAAACAACTGAAACAAGATCCATGGGAAACTATCGAAGAAAAGTATCCTGTAGGTTCTAAGCATACTGCAAAAGTTCGTAACTTCACTAACTTCGGTGTATTCGTAGAAATCGAAGAAGGTGTTGACGGCTTGATCCACATCTCTGACCTTTCTTGGACTAAGAAAGTAAAACACCCATCAGAATTTACTCAGATTGGTGCTGACATCGAAGTTCAGGTATTGGAAATCGACAAAGAAAACCGTCGTTTGAGCCTTGGCCACAAACAACTCGAAGAAAATCCTTGGGATGTATTCGAAACTGTGTTCACTGTAGGTTCTGTACACGAAGGTACAATCATCGAAATGTTGGATAAGGGTGCTGTTGTAGCTCTTCCTTACGGTGTAGAAGGTTTCGCAACTCCGAAACACCTTGTAAAAGAAGACGGTTCACAAGCACAGTTGGATGAGAAACTTGAATTCAAAGTGATCGAGTTCAACAAAGACGCTAAGAGAATCATCCTGTCTCACAGCCGTATCTTCGAAGATGTAGCTAAGGCTGAAGAAAGAGCAGAAAAGAAAGCTGCTTCTGGTGCTAAGAAGTCATCTTCTAGCAACAAGAGAGAAGATTCTCCGATGATCCAGAACCAGGCTGCTTCAACTACGCTGGGCGATATCGACGCTCTTGCTGCATTGAAAGAACAGTTGGAAGGAAAGAAATAA